A single region of the Marmota flaviventris isolate mMarFla1 chromosome 10, mMarFla1.hap1, whole genome shotgun sequence genome encodes:
- the Prdm2 gene encoding PR domain zinc finger protein 2 isoform X4 has product MCIDATDPEKGNWLRYVNWACSGEEQNLFPLEINRAIYYKTLKPIAPGEELLVWYNGEDNPEIAAAIEEERASARSKRSSPKSRKGKKKSQENRNKGNKSQDIAPKTSEPDSTSANMRDSVEGPKEGEERHPAAAPEQPALLQEGVIQDAPPELPISPAAQEPQPEPDGKQEATDCEVNDLDEEEEDEEEEDDDDDLEEDGEEEGDMPNESSVKEPEIRCDEKPEDLLEEPKSISEETPEDSPEGTPVVQIPKTKEEANGEAFEAFMFPCQHCERKFTTKQGLERHMHIHMSTVNHAFKCKYCGKAFGTQINRRRHERRHEAGLKRKPSLTLQASEDLPDGKVCGENVTPKDELNPSHLGQDCLILNSEKASQETVNSSVVEENGEVKELHPCKYCKKVFGTHTNMRRHQRRVHERHLIPKGVRRKGGLLEEPQPPAEQAPPAQNVYVPSTEPEEEGEADDVYIMDISSNISENLNYYIDGKIQTNNSTSNCDVIEMESNSADLYGINCLLTPVTVEITQSIKTTQVTVTDELPKEPSSSTNSESKKRRTASPPVLPKIKAETDSDPTAPSCSLTLPLSVSTTEAVSFHKEKSVYLSSKLKQLLQTQDKLTPPAEIPKLGPVCVSAPASMLPVTSSRFKRRTSSPPSSPQHSPALRDFGKPSDGKAAWTDAVLTSKKPKLESRSDSPAWSLSGRDERETGSPPCFDEYKISKEWASGPTFSNVCNQQPLDLSSGVKQKAEGTGKASVQWESVLDLSVHRKPGSDSEGKELKENHSVQPSCGAVKKKKPTTCMLQKVLLNEYNGIDLAAENTPDVTRSPSPCKSLDAQPDPDLVPDSGFSAPAIESSAEVCPSSPPLQTSSSSSGQLPPLLIPTDPSSPPPCPPVLTVATPPPPLLPTVPLPAPSSSASPHPCPSPLSNATAQSPLPILSPTVSPSPSPIPPVEQLMSAASPGPPTLSSSSSSSSSSSSSSSSSSSFSSSSSSSSPSPPPLSAVSSVISSGDNLEASLPTITFKQEELENEDLKAREEPQSAVEQDAIQETFSKNFICNVCESPFLSIKDLTKHLSIHAEEWPFKCEFCVQLFKDKTDLSEHRFLLHGVGNIFVCSVCKKEFAFLCNLQQHQRDLHPDEVCTHHEFESGTLRPQNFTDPSKAHMEHMQGLPEGPLETSKEEEELNDSSEELYTTIKIMASGIKTKDPDVRLGLNQHYPSFKPPPFQYHHRNPMGIGVTATNFTTHNIPQTFTTAIRCTKCGKGVDNMPELHKHILACASASDKKRYTPKKNPVPLKQTVQPKNGVVVLDNSGKNAFRRMGQPKRLSFSVELSKMSPNKLKLNALKKKNQLVQKAILQKNKSAKQKADLRSSSESSSHICPYCSREFTYIGSLNKHAAFSCPKKPLSPSKKKVSHSSKKGGHSSPASSDRHASSSHRRRTADAEIKLQSTQAPLGKTRARSSGPAQSSLPSSSFRSRQNVKFTASVKSKKPSSSSLRNSSPIRMAKITHVEGKKPKAVAKNHSAQLSSKTSRSLHVRVQKSKAVLQSKSTLASKKRTDRFNVKSRERSGGPITRSLQLAAAADLSEGRREDGSARSELKDFSYSLRLASRCPPPTAPYITRQCRKVKAPAAAQFQGPFFKE; this is encoded by the coding sequence GTCCcaaagaaggagaagagagacatCCAGCTGCAGCCCCTGAGCAGCCAGCCCTTCTCCAGGAGGGGGTCATCCAGGATGCACCACCAGAACTGCCGATCTCCCCTGCTGCCCAAGAACCACAGCCAGAGCCAGATGGAAAACAAGAAGCCACAGATTGTGAGGTGAATGATCtggatgaagaagaggaggatgaggaggaagaagatgacgACGATGATTTGGAGGAAGACGGGGAGGAAGAAGGCGACATGCCGAACGAAAGCTCTGTGAAAGAGCCTGAGATCCGGTGTGACGAGAAGCCAGAGGATTTATTAGAAGAACCAAAAAGCATTTCAGAAGAAACTCCTGAAGACTCTCCAGAAGGGACACCTGTGGTCCAAATCCCCAAAACTAAAGAGGAGGCCAACGGTGAGGCGTTTGAAGCGTTTATGTTTCCATGTCAGCACTGTGAAAGGAAGTTCACCACCAAGCAGGGCCTTGAACGTCACATGCACATCCACATGTCTACAGTCAACCATGCTTTCAAGTGCAAGTACTGTGGGAAAGCCTTTGGCACACAGATCAACAGGAGGCGCCACGAGCGTCGCCATGAAGCAGGGTTAAAGCGAAAACCCAGCCTGACACTGCAGGCATCAGAGGACCTGCCTGATGGCAAAGTTTGTGGAGAAAATGTCACTCCTAAAGATGAATTGAATCCTTCCCATCTTGGTCAAGACTGTCTAATTCTGAACTCAGAAAAAGCTTCCCAAGAAACGGTAAATTCTTCGGTTGTAGAAGAGAATGGGGAAGTTAAAGAACTTCATCCCTGCAAATATTGTAAAAAGGTTTTCGGAACTCATACCAATATGAGACGGCATCAGCGCAGAGTTCATGAACGCCACCTGATTCCCAAAGGTGTGCGCCGAAAAGGGGGCCTCCTTGAGGAGCCACAGCCGCCAGCCGAGCAGGCCCCACCTGCCCAGAATGTCTATGTACCAAGCACAGAgccagaggaggagggggaagcagATGATGTGTACATCATGGACATTTCTAGTAACATCTCTGAAAACTTAAATTACTACATTGATGGTAAAATTCAAACTAACAATAGCACTAGCAACTGTGATGTGATTGAGATGGAATCTAATTCGGCGGACTTGTATGGCATAAACTGTCTGCTCACTCCAGTTACAGTGGAAATTACTCAAAGTATAAAGACCACACAGGTCACTGTAACAGATGAACTTCCTAAAGAGCCGTCCAGCAGCACAAACTCTGAGTCCAAGAAACGGAGGACTGCTAGTCCGCCTGTGCTCCCCAAAATTAAAGCTGAAACAGACTCTGACCCCACGGCACCCTCCTGTTCCTTAACTCTGCCTCTTAGTGTGTCAACGACCGAGGCGGTGTCTTTCCATAAAGAGAAGAGTGTTTATTTGTCGTCAAAGCTCAAACAGCTTCTTCAAACCCAAGACAAGCTAACTCCTCCTGCAGAAATCCCTAAGTTAGGTCCCGTATGTGTGTCCGCTCCTGCATCCATGTTACCCGTGACCTCTAGTAGGTTTAAGAGAAGGACCAGCTCTCCACCCAGTTCTCCACAGCATAGCCCTGCCCTTCGGGACTTTGGGAAACCAAGTGATGGAAAAGCAGCGTGGACAGATGCAGTCCTGACTTCGAAGAAACCCAAATTAGAAAGTCGTAGTGACTCACCAGCGTGGAGTTTGTCTGGGAGAGATGAGAGAGAAACTGGGAGCCCTCCTTGCTTCGATGAATATAAAATATCGAAAGAGTGGGCATCTGGTCCTACTTTCAGCAATGTTTGCAACCAGCAGCCACTGGATTTATCCAGCGGTGTCAAACAGAAGGCTGAGGGTACAGGCAAGGCCTCTGTCCAGTGGGAATCTGTACTGGACCTCAGTGTGCACAGAAAGCCTGGTAGCGACTCTGAAGGCAAGGAGTTGAAAGAGAACCATTCAGTGCAGCCTTCCTGTGGTGCtgtgaagaagaagaagccaACCACCTGCATGCTCCAGAAGGTTCTTCTCAATGAGTATAATGGCATTGATTTAGCCGCAGAAAATACTCCTGATGTGACCAGGAGCCCAAGCCCTTGTAAATCTCTAGATGCCCAACCAGATCCTGACCTTGTTCCTGACTCTGGTTTCTCTGCCCCTGCCATCGAATCATCTGCTGAAGTTTGTCCTTCGTCACCTCCCCTACAAACATCTTCCTCATCTTCTGGTCAGCTGCCTCCTCTCCTGATCCCCACAGATCCCTCTTCCCCTCCACCCTGCCCTCCTGTGTTAACTGTTGCCACtccgccccctcccctccttccaacCGTCCCTCTTCCCGCCCCTTCTTCTAGTGCATCTCCTCACCCATGTCCCTCTCCACTCTCGAATGCCACTGCCCAGTCTCCTCTTCCAATTCTGTCCCCAACAGTGTCCCCCTCACCCTCTCCCATTCCTCCTGTGGAGCAGCTCATGTCTGCTGCTTCACCTGGTCCTCCAacactttcttcttcctcctcctcttcatcgtcctcctcgtcctcctcctcttcctcctcttcattctcctcttcatcttcctcctcgtCCCCTTCGCCACCCCCTCTCTCAGCAGTGTCATCTGTTATTTCCTCCGGAGATAATCTGGAGGCTTCTCTCCCCACAATAACTTTCAAACAGGAGGAACTAGAGAACGAAGATCTGAAAGCCAGAGAAGAGCCCCAGTCTGCAGTTGAACAGGATGCTATTCAGGAAACATTCAGCAAAAACTTTATTTGCAATGTCTGTGAATCACCATTTCTTTCCATTAAAGATCTAACCAAACATTTATCTATTCATGCTGAAGAATGGCCCTTCAAATGTGAATTTTGTGTGCAGCTTTTTAAGGATAAAACAGATTTGTCAGAGCATCGCTTTTTGCTTCATGGAGTTGGGAATATCTTTGTGTGTTCCGTTTGTAAAAAAGAGTTTGCTTTCTTGTGCAATTTGCAGCAACACCAGCGAGATCTTCACCCAGACGAGGTGTGCACACACCATGAGTTTGAAAGTGGGACACTGAGGCCCCAGAACTTCACGGATCCCAGCAAGGCCCACATGGAGCATATGCAGGGCTTGCCGGAAGGCCCTTTGGAAACTTccaaagaggaggaagagttaaATGATTCCTCCGAAGAGCTTTATACCACCATAAAAATAATGGCTTCTGGAATAAAGACAAAAGATCCAGATGTTCGATTGGGTCTCAATCAGCATTACCCAAGCTTTAAACCACCTCCATTCCAGTACCATCACCGCAACCCCATGGGTATTGGTGTGACGGCCACAAATTTCACTACCCACAATATTCCACAGACTTTTACCACTGCCATTCGCTGCACAAAATGTGGAAAAGGTGTTGACAACATGCCTGAGTTACACAAACATATCCTGGCATGTGCTTCTGCAAGCGACAAGAAGAGGTATACTCCGAAGAAAAATCCAGTACCATTGAAACAAACTGTGCAGCCCAAAAATGGAGTGGTAGTCTTAGACAACTCTGGAAAAAATGCCTTCCGGCGAATGGGACAGCCCAAAAGACTGAGCTTCAGTGTTGAGCTCAGCAAAATGTCACCGAATAAGCTCAAATTAAATGCattgaagaagaaaaaccaaCTTGTACAGAAAGCGATCcttcaaaaaaacaaatctgCAAAACAGAAGGCTGACTTGAGGAGCTCCTCAGAGTCGTCCTCCCACATCTGCCCCTACTGCAGCCGAGAGTTCACTTACATTGGGAGCCTGAACAAGCACGCGGCATTCAGTTGCCCCAAGAAACCCCTCTctccttccaaaaaaaaagtttctcattCATCCAAGAAAGGTGGACACTCATCACCTGCAAGTAGTGACAGACACGCCAGCAGTAGTCACCGCAGACGGACAGCGGATGCTGAGATTAAGCTGCAGAGCACGCAGGCACCCCTGGGCAAGACCCGGGCCCGCAGCTCAGGCCCCGCCCAGTCTTCGCTGCCCTCCTCATCCTTCCGGTCCAGGCAGAATGTCAAATTCACAGCTTCAGTCAAGTCCAAAAAACCAAGCTCCTCCTCTTTAAGGAACTCCAGCCCTATAAGAATGGCCAAAATCACTCACGTGGAGGGGAAAAAACCCAAAGCTGTGGCCAAGAATCATTCTGCTCAGCTCTCGAGTAAAACCTCCCGGAGCCTGCACGTGAGAGTACAAAAAAGCAAAGCTGTTTTACAAAGCAAGTCTACTTTGGCAAGTAAGAAAAGAACAGACCGGTTCAATGTAAAATCTAGAGAACGGAGTGGGGGGCCGATCACCCGAAGCCTTCAATTGGCAGCTGCCGCCGACCTGAGTGAAGGCAGAAGAGAGGACGGCAGTGCCAGGTCGGAGCTGAAGGACTTCAG